A single genomic interval of Thermoplasmata archaeon harbors:
- a CDS encoding aldehyde ferredoxin oxidoreductase family protein, translated as MFGFTGKILKIDLTAGQISEEELDQKIARRYLGGLALASYYLYRDSKKGTDAFDEQNPIIISPGLFVPIGVPTASKTVFLTKSPATGGLGRAVAGATLGVQLKKAGYDLMIIKGKSKEPVVISIDDNNVKIENTDLWGLDTRETQNKLKEKYGKVATAAIGPSGENLSKIAGIDCEERQAARTGIGAVFGSKKLKGLAVKGSGSIKIFDPPQFKELVQKWAKILREHPAAKDDMNYGTGEFYSWMNTQRGTFPSRNWQQGYFQSAFDTLKEGEKSHIDPYYWAPIYAKKFHPCPNCNKPCGHMFEIKDGKYKGVSVDGIEYETLYSLGGNLDIDDPEAVAYLNLLCDLYGFDTISAGLTISWAMEAGERGILKDAPKFGDVEGTAKLLKEMAFREGYLGNLLADGVKSAVEKLGKGEEFAMHVKGLEPPAYDVRGIKGMALAEAVSVRGACHLTAGVYGLELTGKWWKFEGVDRLSANNKGFEVKTMEDLMTVYDTVGMCKFSRHMFFLEGFPDIIYAVTGFDMSPSELMLVGERSYNIQKSFNVREGLSRKDDKLPYRVTHDPIPKGVSKGAYVKEEELQKMLDDYYQVRGWSKDGIPTKVKLQIIDLSDLITDIGV; from the coding sequence ATGTTCGGCTTTACAGGTAAGATTTTGAAAATAGATTTGACTGCTGGCCAGATTTCAGAAGAAGAACTGGATCAAAAAATTGCTAGAAGATACCTTGGAGGTTTAGCACTTGCTTCTTATTATCTTTACAGAGACTCTAAAAAAGGTACGGATGCATTTGATGAACAAAACCCAATCATCATATCTCCGGGACTGTTTGTGCCTATAGGAGTACCAACTGCTTCAAAAACTGTTTTTTTGACAAAATCTCCGGCTACAGGAGGATTGGGAAGAGCTGTAGCTGGTGCTACGTTAGGAGTACAGCTCAAAAAAGCAGGCTATGACTTGATGATAATAAAAGGGAAGAGTAAAGAGCCTGTTGTTATCAGTATAGATGATAATAACGTGAAAATAGAGAACACAGATCTGTGGGGTTTAGATACCCGAGAGACCCAGAATAAGCTAAAAGAGAAATATGGAAAAGTAGCAACTGCAGCAATCGGTCCTTCCGGAGAAAACCTGTCAAAAATTGCAGGTATCGATTGTGAAGAGCGTCAGGCTGCAAGAACGGGTATTGGTGCTGTATTTGGCTCTAAAAAATTAAAAGGATTAGCTGTAAAAGGTTCTGGATCAATAAAAATATTTGATCCCCCGCAATTTAAAGAACTCGTTCAAAAATGGGCAAAGATACTAAGAGAGCACCCTGCTGCAAAAGATGATATGAATTATGGCACTGGCGAATTTTATAGCTGGATGAATACCCAGCGTGGCACATTTCCGTCCAGAAACTGGCAACAAGGATATTTTCAGAGTGCTTTTGACACCTTGAAAGAGGGTGAGAAATCGCATATTGATCCCTATTACTGGGCACCTATTTATGCAAAGAAGTTTCATCCTTGCCCCAACTGTAACAAACCTTGCGGGCACATGTTCGAGATAAAAGATGGAAAATATAAAGGTGTATCAGTGGATGGAATTGAGTATGAAACACTTTATTCTTTAGGTGGAAATCTTGACATTGACGATCCTGAGGCTGTAGCATATTTAAATCTATTATGTGACCTGTATGGATTTGATACCATCTCTGCAGGATTAACGATCTCATGGGCAATGGAGGCTGGAGAAAGAGGAATATTGAAAGATGCACCAAAGTTTGGAGATGTTGAAGGCACTGCAAAGCTGTTGAAAGAGATGGCTTTCAGAGAGGGATATTTAGGTAACTTGTTGGCAGATGGCGTGAAAAGTGCCGTAGAAAAGCTTGGAAAAGGTGAAGAGTTCGCAATGCATGTAAAAGGTCTTGAGCCTCCAGCATATGATGTGAGAGGCATAAAAGGCATGGCTCTTGCCGAGGCGGTCTCTGTTAGAGGAGCTTGTCATTTGACTGCTGGGGTCTATGGACTGGAACTGACCGGGAAGTGGTGGAAGTTTGAGGGCGTAGACAGGTTATCTGCCAATAACAAGGGATTTGAAGTCAAGACTATGGAAGATTTGATGACAGTATATGATACTGTAGGCATGTGCAAATTTTCAAGACATATGTTTTTCCTTGAAGGTTTTCCTGACATTATATATGCGGTCACTGGATTTGACATGAGTCCGTCAGAGCTTATGCTTGTTGGTGAGAGATCTTACAATATACAGAAAAGCTTTAATGTCAGAGAAGGATTGTCGAGAAAAGATGACAAGTTACCATATCGTGTGACGCATGATCCTATTCCGAAAGGTGTGTCTAAAGGAGCGTACGTAAAAGAAGAAGAGCTGCAAAAGATGCTTGATGACTATTATCAGGTACGTGGTTGGTCCAAGGATGGCATACCTACAAAAGTGAAGTTGCAGATCATTGACCTGTCGGATCTCATTACTGATATTGGAGTATAA
- a CDS encoding aminotransferase class I/II-fold pyridoxal phosphate-dependent enzyme: protein MAYGLVSSIPTSGIRKFFNLASKESINLGIGEPDFQPPKYVQMAAKKAITMGFNKYGPSSGLPELREAIAQKYRKYADLKAENVIITMGGTEAFYLALYSLLESNDEVLVPDPGFVIYAPHVTLAGGIPVSYPLQSSKKFVLDLADLEPLITSRTKAIIVNSPSNPLGTVLSEREIKNIIEFAMIHDLYIISDEVYMKIVFDRDETTFLGKYDKLIFINSFSKEYAMTGWRIGYLIASRKLIEPISKLQYYLIACPATPLQYGALAAIQNSDQFTRNMVRSFKKRRDLALHLFSGIPQFSQHVPDGTFYLFPAYSLSLDDDKFAISLLKNGVVVAPGTAFGSNGAKHIRISYATSPENIKKGIELIKETVEFLLLNV, encoded by the coding sequence ATGGCATATGGATTAGTTTCCAGTATTCCAACTTCCGGTATAAGAAAATTTTTTAATTTGGCATCTAAAGAATCTATAAATCTAGGGATAGGAGAACCTGATTTTCAACCTCCTAAATATGTTCAGATGGCTGCAAAAAAAGCGATCACGATGGGATTCAATAAATATGGACCTTCATCTGGATTGCCTGAACTGAGAGAGGCTATTGCACAAAAATATAGAAAATATGCAGACCTAAAAGCAGAAAATGTTATAATCACTATGGGTGGCACTGAAGCTTTCTACTTGGCTTTATATTCACTGCTGGAGTCAAATGATGAAGTTTTGGTTCCCGATCCGGGGTTTGTAATATACGCACCTCATGTTACATTAGCAGGCGGTATACCTGTTTCTTATCCTTTGCAAAGTTCTAAAAAATTCGTTTTAGATCTTGCAGATCTAGAACCTCTTATTACCTCTAGAACCAAGGCGATAATCGTCAACAGTCCTAGCAATCCTTTAGGTACAGTATTGTCAGAAAGAGAGATCAAAAACATTATCGAGTTTGCTATGATTCATGATTTATATATAATATCTGACGAAGTTTATATGAAAATAGTTTTTGATAGAGATGAGACTACTTTCCTTGGAAAATATGATAAGCTGATATTTATAAACTCATTTTCCAAAGAATATGCGATGACCGGGTGGAGAATTGGCTATTTGATTGCTTCAAGAAAACTTATTGAACCAATCTCGAAATTACAGTATTATTTGATCGCTTGCCCTGCAACTCCTTTACAGTACGGGGCGCTGGCAGCAATCCAAAACTCGGACCAATTTACAAGAAATATGGTAAGATCGTTTAAAAAAAGAAGGGATCTTGCTTTGCATCTGTTTTCTGGAATACCACAATTTTCACAGCATGTTCCAGATGGTACGTTCTATCTGTTTCCTGCCTATTCGCTCAGTTTAGACGATGATAAATTTGCGATCTCGCTGCTTAAAAACGGGGTCGTCGTTGCCCCTGGCACTGCATTTGGAAGCAATGGTGCAAAACATATCAGAATATCTTATGCTACCTCTCCTGAAAACATCAAAAAAGGTATTGAGCTGATAAAAGAAACTGTTGAGTTTTTGTTATTGAATGTCTGA
- a CDS encoding nucleotidyltransferase family protein: MILIILAGGFAKRLMPISEFIPKPLLPVSGKPIIDHILDHVKNLNFEKIIISTNYKFSDQFRYYINTHPSYKNMELIIEPTRSESEKFGAVKGIEYVLDKLNINSDFIVIAGDNFFDFDLDTSFEKFRSLNKSVIGLYDIKELEEAKRFGVVKIDSDGKILKITEKPADPDSTLISMGVYLFKKEIKKFLEEYVKNSENKDTLGTFISWLLKKTELYGIKYVGTWVDIGSIDAYRNLFISKK; this comes from the coding sequence ATGATATTAATAATATTGGCAGGGGGATTTGCAAAAAGGCTGATGCCGATCTCAGAGTTTATTCCAAAGCCATTGCTTCCGGTTTCTGGCAAACCTATAATAGATCATATTTTGGATCATGTTAAAAACTTAAATTTTGAAAAGATAATAATATCTACAAATTACAAGTTTTCAGATCAATTTAGATATTATATTAATACTCATCCATCTTACAAAAATATGGAGCTAATAATTGAGCCTACAAGATCTGAATCTGAGAAGTTTGGAGCTGTTAAGGGAATAGAGTATGTATTAGATAAGTTAAATATAAATTCTGATTTTATAGTGATTGCAGGAGACAATTTTTTTGATTTTGATCTAGACACATCTTTTGAAAAGTTCAGATCACTCAACAAGTCTGTAATAGGATTATATGATATAAAGGAACTTGAAGAAGCTAAAAGATTTGGGGTTGTAAAGATTGATTCTGACGGAAAAATTTTAAAGATCACTGAAAAACCTGCAGATCCAGACAGTACCTTAATAAGCATGGGCGTTTATTTGTTCAAAAAAGAGATCAAAAAGTTTTTAGAGGAATATGTAAAAAACAGTGAAAATAAAGATACTTTAGGAACTTTCATTTCATGGTTATTGAAAAAAACAGAGCTTTATGGGATCAAATATGTGGGGACATGGGTAGATATAGGCAGCATAGATGCATACCGCAACCTTTTCATTAGCAAAAAATGA
- a CDS encoding peroxiredoxin has protein sequence MLKEMDNVKFINSYLPAKAVGKWVVLYFYPADFTPGCTREAKEFRDLKDKFEAEGVEIVGVSVKSEEIQNKFKEKYNLNFSLISDKDKTLIDKFG, from the coding sequence ATGTTAAAAGAGATGGACAATGTAAAATTCATTAACTCATACTTACCTGCCAAAGCAGTGGGAAAGTGGGTTGTGTTATATTTTTATCCTGCTGATTTCACTCCTGGTTGTACAAGAGAGGCTAAAGAGTTTAGAGATTTAAAAGACAAATTTGAAGCGGAAGGGGTTGAAATAGTAGGAGTAAGTGTGAAGAGTGAAGAGATACAGAACAAATTTAAAGAGAAGTACAATTTAAATTTTAGTTTAATAAGCGACAAAGACAAAACACTAATAGATAAGTTTGGAG
- a CDS encoding rubrerythrin family protein has product MHKMTELNLKEAYAGESQAHMRYLIFADVAEKAGFKNVARQFRAIAYAEQIHATNHYKNLGMIRDSSQNLQVAIDGEAYEVEEMYPVFNQTAKFQNEKGAEMSTHYALETEKVHLQMYKDAKKAVDEKKDIELGDIYICSVCGFTVVGKLPEKCPVCGAPASAFKKF; this is encoded by the coding sequence ATGCATAAAATGACTGAACTGAATTTAAAAGAAGCATATGCTGGAGAGAGCCAAGCGCACATGAGATACTTGATTTTTGCAGATGTCGCTGAAAAAGCAGGATTTAAAAATGTGGCAAGGCAGTTTAGGGCAATTGCCTATGCAGAGCAGATACATGCAACAAATCATTATAAGAACCTGGGAATGATCAGAGATTCTTCGCAGAATCTTCAGGTAGCAATTGACGGAGAAGCTTATGAAGTAGAGGAAATGTATCCTGTATTTAATCAAACAGCAAAGTTTCAGAATGAAAAAGGAGCTGAGATGAGCACTCATTATGCTTTGGAAACAGAAAAAGTTCATTTACAGATGTACAAAGACGCAAAGAAAGCGGTGGATGAGAAAAAGGATATAGAGCTCGGAGACATTTACATATGTAGTGTTTGTGGTTTCACAGTTGTGGGCAAGTTGCCTGAAAAATGTCCAGTTTGTGGAGCACCAGCATCAGCATTCAAGAAATTCTAA